From a region of the Streptomyces sp. NBC_00193 genome:
- a CDS encoding shikimate dehydrogenase: protein MSRIRAAVLGSPIEHSLSPVLHRAAYQELGLGERSYDRFEIDEAALPGFLAQLGPEWAGLSLTMPLKRAIIPLLDEISDTAASVETVNTVVFTEDGRKVGDNTDIPGLLAALSEQGVQKVESAAVLGAGATASSALAALARICTGEVTAYVRSEARAAEMREWGERLGVDVRTADWSRAAEALAAPLVIATTPAGATDELAASVPAAAGTLFDVLYDPWPTPLAAAWTQRGGKLLGGLDLLVHQAVLQVELMTGCPTAPLAAMRAAGEAALRARH from the coding sequence ATGTCACGGATACGGGCCGCGGTGCTGGGTTCTCCCATCGAGCACTCCCTCTCGCCGGTGCTGCACCGCGCCGCGTACCAGGAGCTCGGCCTCGGGGAGCGGTCGTACGACCGCTTCGAGATCGACGAGGCCGCGCTCCCCGGTTTCCTGGCACAGCTCGGCCCCGAGTGGGCCGGGCTGTCACTGACCATGCCGCTCAAGCGGGCGATCATCCCGCTGCTCGACGAGATCAGCGACACGGCCGCCTCCGTGGAGACGGTCAACACCGTCGTCTTCACCGAGGACGGACGCAAGGTCGGTGACAACACCGACATCCCCGGCCTGCTCGCCGCGCTGAGCGAGCAGGGCGTCCAGAAGGTGGAGTCCGCCGCCGTCCTCGGCGCGGGCGCCACCGCCTCCTCGGCGCTCGCCGCGCTGGCCCGGATCTGCACCGGCGAGGTGACCGCGTACGTACGCTCCGAGGCCCGGGCCGCGGAGATGCGCGAGTGGGGCGAGCGGCTCGGCGTGGACGTCCGTACGGCCGACTGGTCGCGGGCGGCCGAGGCGCTGGCCGCGCCGCTGGTCATCGCCACCACCCCGGCCGGGGCCACGGACGAGCTGGCCGCCTCCGTGCCCGCCGCTGCGGGCACCCTCTTCGACGTCCTGTACGACCCCTGGCCCACGCCCCTGGCGGCGGCCTGGACGCAGCGGGGCGGCAAGCTCCTCGGCGGCCTCGACCTCCTGGTCCACCAGGCGGTCCTCCAGGTCGAGCTGATGACCGGCTGCCCCACCGCCCCCCTCGCGGCCATGCGCGCCGCGGGCGAGGCGGCGTTGCGCGCCCGCCACTGA
- a CDS encoding AAA family ATPase has protein sequence MQQGVGGGGWEPQGSRHPAAPPQPGIPPVAGWPAPPAPPLTSAPAAPPAAPGPPDGFTGHVPLPPAAPGTGGATLAVLLIGPAGAGKTTVARHWAATRPVPTAHISLDDVREWVCSGFADPQAGWNDHSEAQYRLARRTCGFAARNFLANGISCILDDAVFPDRPVVGLGGWKRHVGPALLPVVLLPGLEIVLERNAARSGNRRLSDEEVARIHGRMAGWYGSGLPIIDNSHLDVEGTARALDETLARVISQPAY, from the coding sequence ATGCAGCAGGGAGTGGGAGGCGGTGGCTGGGAGCCGCAGGGGAGTCGGCACCCGGCGGCGCCCCCGCAGCCGGGGATACCGCCCGTGGCGGGCTGGCCCGCGCCTCCCGCACCCCCTCTGACCTCCGCGCCCGCGGCGCCGCCGGCCGCGCCGGGTCCGCCGGACGGGTTCACCGGGCACGTCCCGCTGCCCCCCGCCGCTCCCGGCACCGGCGGAGCCACCCTCGCGGTCCTGCTGATCGGCCCCGCGGGCGCAGGCAAGACCACGGTGGCCCGCCACTGGGCCGCCACCCGGCCCGTCCCCACCGCGCACATCAGCCTGGACGACGTACGGGAATGGGTGTGCTCGGGCTTCGCGGACCCGCAGGCCGGATGGAACGACCACTCCGAGGCCCAGTACCGCCTCGCCCGCCGCACCTGCGGCTTCGCCGCCCGGAACTTCCTGGCCAACGGGATCTCGTGCATCCTCGACGACGCCGTGTTCCCGGACCGGCCGGTGGTGGGCCTCGGCGGCTGGAAGCGCCACGTGGGGCCCGCGCTGCTGCCCGTCGTCCTGCTGCCCGGCCTGGAAATCGTCCTGGAACGCAACGCCGCCCGCTCCGGGAACCGTCGCCTCTCCGACGAGGAGGTCGCGCGGATCCACGGCCGCATGGCCGGCTGGTATGGATCCGGGCTGCCGATCATCGACAACTCCCACCTGGACGTCGAGGGCACCGCCCGCGCCCTGGACGAGACCCTGGCCCGGGTCATCTCGCAACCGGCCTACTGA
- the aroC gene encoding chorismate synthase, protein MSRLRWLTAGESHGPALVATLEGLPAGVPVTTELVAEHLARRRLGYGRGARMKFEQDEITILGGVRHGLSQGGPVAVMIGNSEWPKWETVMSADPVDPSLLKETGRNAALTRPRPGHADLAGMQKYGFSEARPILERASARETAARVALGAVARSFIKEVAGIEIVSHVVELAAAKAPYGVLPTPADVEKLDADPVRCLDADASKQMVAEIDQAHKDGDTLGGVVEVLAYGVPVGLGSHVHWDRRLDARLAAALMGIQAIKGVEVGDGFDLARVPGSQAHDEIVSTPEGLKRTSGRSGGTEGGLSTGELLRVRAAMKPIATVPKALATVDVATGEATVAHHQRSDVCAVPAAGIVAEAMVALVLADAVVEKFGGDSVPETRRNVQSYLDNLQIR, encoded by the coding sequence TTGAGCAGGTTGCGTTGGCTGACGGCCGGGGAATCTCACGGCCCGGCTCTGGTAGCGACGCTGGAGGGGCTTCCCGCCGGCGTCCCGGTCACCACAGAGCTGGTGGCCGAACACCTGGCCCGGCGTCGGCTCGGCTACGGCCGCGGTGCCCGGATGAAGTTCGAGCAGGACGAGATCACCATCCTCGGCGGTGTGCGCCACGGCCTGTCACAGGGCGGCCCGGTCGCCGTGATGATCGGCAACAGCGAGTGGCCCAAGTGGGAGACCGTGATGTCGGCCGACCCGGTCGACCCCTCGCTCCTCAAGGAGACCGGCCGCAACGCCGCGCTGACCCGCCCCCGCCCCGGCCACGCCGACCTCGCGGGCATGCAGAAGTACGGCTTCTCGGAGGCCCGGCCGATCCTGGAGCGCGCCAGCGCCCGGGAGACCGCCGCCCGCGTCGCCCTCGGCGCCGTCGCCCGCTCCTTCATCAAGGAGGTGGCCGGCATCGAGATCGTCTCCCACGTCGTGGAGCTGGCCGCCGCCAAGGCCCCGTACGGCGTGCTGCCGACCCCCGCCGACGTCGAGAAGCTCGACGCCGACCCGGTGCGCTGCCTGGACGCCGACGCGTCGAAGCAGATGGTCGCGGAGATCGACCAGGCCCACAAGGACGGCGACACCCTCGGCGGCGTCGTCGAGGTCCTCGCCTACGGGGTGCCCGTCGGCCTCGGCTCGCACGTGCACTGGGACCGCCGCCTCGACGCGCGCCTCGCGGCCGCGCTCATGGGCATCCAGGCCATCAAGGGCGTCGAGGTCGGCGACGGCTTCGACCTGGCCCGCGTGCCCGGCTCCCAGGCGCACGACGAGATCGTCTCCACCCCCGAGGGCCTCAAGCGGACCTCCGGCCGCTCCGGCGGCACCGAGGGCGGTCTGAGCACCGGCGAGCTGCTGCGCGTACGCGCCGCGATGAAGCCGATCGCGACCGTGCCGAAGGCGCTGGCCACCGTGGACGTCGCCACCGGCGAGGCCACCGTCGCGCACCACCAGCGCTCCGACGTCTGTGCCGTGCCCGCCGCGGGCATCGTCGCCGAGGCCATGGTCGCCCTGGTGCTGGCCGACGCCGTCGTGGAGAAGTTCGGCGGCGACTCGGTCCCCGAGACCCGCCGCAACGTCCAGTCCTACCTCGACAACCTGCAGATCCGGTGA
- the aroB gene encoding 3-dehydroquinate synthase: MTDQVTRIQVGASAGHDAYEVLVGRQLLGELGSLIGTKAQRVAVIHPEALASTGEALRDDLAAQGYEAVAIQVPNAEEAKTVEVMAYCWKALGQSGFTRSDAIVGVGGGATTDLAGFVAASWLRGVRWIAVPTTILAMVDAAVGGKTGINTAEGKNLVGAFHPPAGVLCDLAALDSLPVNDYVSGLAEIIKAGFISDPVILDLIEADPEAARTPAGPHTAELICRSIQVKADVVSSDLKESGLREILNYGHTLAHAIEKNERYKWRHGAAVSIGMVFAAELGRLAGRLDDATADRHKAVLASVGLPLTYRGDQWPKLLETMKLDKKSRGDLLRFIVLDGLAKPTVLEGPDPAVLVAAFGEVAA, translated from the coding sequence ATGACAGACCAGGTGACGCGGATCCAGGTCGGCGCGAGCGCCGGGCACGACGCGTACGAGGTGCTGGTCGGCCGGCAGCTGCTCGGCGAGCTCGGCTCCCTGATCGGTACGAAGGCCCAGCGGGTCGCCGTGATCCACCCCGAGGCCCTCGCCTCGACCGGTGAGGCCCTGCGGGACGACCTCGCCGCGCAGGGGTACGAGGCCGTCGCCATCCAGGTGCCGAACGCCGAAGAGGCCAAGACGGTCGAGGTGATGGCGTACTGCTGGAAGGCGCTGGGCCAGTCCGGCTTCACCCGCAGCGACGCCATCGTCGGCGTCGGCGGGGGAGCCACCACCGACCTCGCGGGCTTCGTCGCGGCCTCCTGGCTGCGCGGGGTGCGCTGGATCGCCGTCCCGACCACCATCCTGGCGATGGTGGACGCGGCCGTCGGCGGCAAGACCGGCATCAACACCGCCGAGGGCAAGAACCTCGTCGGTGCCTTCCACCCGCCGGCCGGTGTGCTCTGCGACCTGGCGGCGCTGGACTCGCTGCCGGTCAACGACTACGTCAGCGGTCTCGCCGAGATCATCAAGGCCGGATTCATCTCCGACCCGGTGATCCTCGACCTGATCGAGGCCGACCCCGAGGCGGCGCGCACGCCCGCCGGCCCGCACACGGCCGAGCTGATCTGCCGCTCCATCCAGGTCAAGGCCGACGTGGTCTCCAGCGACCTCAAGGAGTCGGGCCTGCGGGAGATCCTCAACTACGGGCACACCCTCGCGCACGCCATCGAGAAGAACGAGCGCTACAAGTGGCGCCACGGCGCCGCCGTCTCGATCGGCATGGTCTTCGCCGCCGAACTGGGCCGGCTCGCGGGCCGGCTCGACGACGCGACCGCGGACCGGCACAAGGCCGTCCTCGCCTCGGTGGGACTGCCGCTGACCTACCGCGGCGACCAGTGGCCCAAGCTGCTGGAGACCATGAAGCTCGACAAGAAGTCCCGGGGCGACCTGCTGCGCTTCATCGTCCTGGACGGGCTGGCGAAGCCGACCGTCCTGGAGGGTCCCGACCCGGCCGTCCTCGTGGCGGCCTTCGGCGAGGTCGCTGCCTGA
- the alaS gene encoding alanine--tRNA ligase has protein sequence MESAEIRRRWLSFFEERGHTVVPSASLIADDPTLLLVPAGMVPFKPYFLGEVKPPASTLTSVQKCVRTPDIEEVGKTTRHGTFFQMCGNFSFGDYFKEGAIKYAWELLTSSVADGGYGLEPEKLWITVYLDDDEAEAIWRDVVGVPQERIQRLGKKDNFWSMGVPGPCGPCSEINYDRGPEFGVEGGPAVNDERYVEIWNLVFMQYERGAGDGKEDFPILGDLPSKNIDTGLGLERLAMILQGVQNMYETDTLRVVMDKATELTGVRYGAEQGTDVSLRVVADHIRTSTMLIGDGVTPGNEGRGYVLRRIMRRAIRNMRLMGATGPVVQDLVNVVIETMGQQYPELVTDRKRIETVALAEEAAFLKAIKGGTNILDTAVSETKAAGGTVLAGDKAFLLHDTWGFPIDLTLEMAAEQGLAVDEPGFRRLMQEQRDRAKADAKAKKTGHADMSAYREIADGSGATEFTGYATNQGESTIVGLLVNGVSAPAASEGDEVEVVLDRTPFYAEGGGQLADQGRIRLDSGAVIVVRDVQQPVPGVSVHKGSVQVGEVTVGASAYAAIDIQRRRAIARAHSATHLTHQALRDALGPTAAQAGSENSPGRFRFDFGSPNAVPGSVLTDVEHKINDVLSRELEVTAEIMSIDEAKKQGAIAEFGEKYGERVRVVTIGDFSKELCGGTHVGNTAQLGLVKLLGESSIGSGVRRVEALVGVDAYNFLAKEHTVVAQLQELVKGRPEELPEKIASMLGKLKDAEKEIEKFRAEKVLQAAAGLAAGAQDIKGVALVVGTVPDGTGADDLRKLVLDVRGRIQGDRPAVVALFTTANDRPLTVIATNEAARERGLKAGDLVRTAAKTLGGGGGGKPDVAQGGGQNPAAVPEAIAAVERLVVETA, from the coding sequence ATGGAGTCGGCTGAAATCCGCCGCCGCTGGCTGAGCTTCTTCGAGGAGCGCGGTCACACCGTTGTCCCTTCGGCGTCGCTCATCGCGGACGACCCGACTCTGCTGCTGGTGCCCGCGGGCATGGTGCCGTTCAAGCCGTACTTCCTCGGCGAGGTCAAGCCGCCCGCGTCCACGCTCACCAGCGTGCAGAAGTGCGTCCGTACGCCGGACATCGAAGAGGTCGGCAAGACCACCCGCCACGGCACGTTCTTCCAGATGTGCGGCAACTTCTCCTTCGGCGACTACTTCAAGGAAGGCGCCATCAAGTACGCCTGGGAGCTGCTCACCAGCTCCGTGGCGGACGGCGGCTACGGCCTTGAGCCCGAGAAGCTCTGGATCACGGTCTACCTCGACGACGACGAGGCCGAGGCCATCTGGCGCGACGTCGTCGGCGTCCCGCAGGAGCGCATCCAGCGCCTGGGCAAGAAGGACAACTTCTGGTCCATGGGCGTCCCGGGCCCCTGCGGTCCCTGCTCGGAGATCAACTACGACCGCGGCCCCGAGTTCGGCGTCGAGGGCGGCCCCGCCGTCAACGACGAGCGCTACGTGGAGATCTGGAACCTGGTCTTCATGCAGTACGAGCGCGGCGCCGGCGACGGGAAGGAAGACTTCCCGATCCTCGGCGACCTGCCGTCGAAGAACATCGACACCGGTCTCGGCCTCGAACGCCTCGCCATGATCCTGCAGGGCGTACAGAACATGTACGAGACCGACACCCTGCGCGTGGTCATGGACAAGGCCACCGAGCTGACCGGCGTGCGGTACGGCGCCGAGCAGGGCACGGACGTCTCGCTGCGCGTGGTCGCCGACCACATCCGCACCTCGACCATGCTCATCGGCGACGGCGTCACCCCCGGCAACGAGGGCCGCGGCTACGTGCTGCGCCGCATCATGCGCCGCGCCATCCGCAACATGCGCCTCATGGGCGCCACCGGTCCGGTCGTCCAGGACCTGGTCAACGTGGTCATCGAGACGATGGGGCAGCAGTACCCGGAGCTCGTGACCGACCGCAAGCGCATCGAGACCGTCGCGCTCGCCGAAGAGGCCGCCTTCCTCAAGGCCATCAAGGGCGGCACGAACATCCTCGACACCGCCGTCAGCGAGACCAAGGCCGCCGGCGGCACGGTCCTGGCCGGCGACAAGGCGTTCCTGCTCCACGACACCTGGGGCTTCCCGATCGACCTCACCCTGGAGATGGCCGCAGAGCAGGGCCTCGCCGTGGACGAGCCCGGCTTCCGCCGCCTGATGCAGGAGCAGCGGGACCGGGCCAAGGCCGACGCCAAGGCCAAGAAGACCGGCCACGCGGACATGTCCGCCTACCGGGAGATCGCCGACGGCTCCGGCGCCACCGAGTTCACCGGCTACGCCACCAACCAGGGCGAGTCCACCATCGTCGGCCTCCTGGTCAACGGCGTCTCCGCGCCCGCCGCCTCCGAGGGCGACGAGGTCGAGGTCGTCCTGGACCGCACCCCCTTCTACGCCGAGGGCGGCGGCCAGCTCGCCGACCAGGGCCGCATCAGGCTCGACTCGGGCGCCGTCATCGTCGTCCGCGACGTGCAGCAGCCGGTCCCGGGCGTCTCCGTGCACAAGGGCTCCGTCCAGGTCGGCGAGGTGACGGTGGGCGCCTCCGCGTACGCCGCCATCGACATCCAGCGCCGCCGGGCCATCGCCCGCGCCCACTCGGCCACGCACCTGACGCACCAGGCCCTGCGCGACGCGCTCGGCCCGACGGCCGCCCAGGCCGGTTCCGAGAACTCGCCCGGCCGCTTCCGCTTCGACTTCGGCTCGCCGAACGCCGTCCCCGGCTCGGTCCTCACCGACGTCGAGCACAAGATCAACGACGTGCTCTCCCGCGAGCTCGAAGTCACCGCCGAGATCATGAGCATCGACGAGGCGAAGAAGCAGGGCGCCATCGCCGAGTTCGGCGAGAAGTACGGCGAGCGCGTGCGCGTCGTGACCATCGGCGACTTCTCCAAGGAGCTGTGCGGCGGCACGCACGTCGGCAACACCGCCCAGCTGGGCCTGGTGAAGCTGCTCGGCGAGTCCTCCATCGGGTCCGGCGTGCGCCGCGTCGAGGCCCTCGTCGGCGTGGACGCGTACAACTTCCTCGCCAAGGAGCACACGGTCGTCGCCCAGCTCCAGGAGCTGGTCAAGGGCCGTCCGGAGGAGCTGCCGGAGAAGATCGCCTCCATGCTCGGCAAGCTGAAGGACGCCGAGAAGGAGATCGAGAAGTTCCGCGCGGAGAAGGTCCTCCAGGCCGCCGCCGGCCTCGCCGCGGGCGCCCAGGACATCAAGGGCGTCGCCCTCGTCGTGGGCACCGTCCCGGACGGCACCGGCGCCGACGACCTGCGCAAGCTGGTCCTCGACGTCCGCGGCCGCATCCAGGGCGACCGCCCGGCCGTCGTGGCCCTGTTCACCACGGCCAACGATCGCCCGCTGACGGTCATCGCCACCAACGAGGCCGCCCGCGAGCGCGGTCTCAAGGCCGGCGACCTGGTCCGTACGGCCGCCAAGACCCTCGGCGGCGGCGGTGGCGGCAAGCCGGACGTGGCCCAGGGCGGTGGCCAGAACCCGGCCGCCGTCCCCGAGGCCATCGCCGCGGTCGAGCGCCTCGTCGTAGAGACGGCCTGA
- a CDS encoding aminopeptidase P family protein — translation MSDVYAARRGLLRDRCAAAGNAAALITRPANVRYLSGASPLGAVLLVGPSGEDMLFCAGQPSGEADEGRLDENLRLSVLAGPGADPAVAAADAASAARADSLAVEEHHLTVGRHRAIGSVAPRLRLADLGTAVEQQRLVKDEEEIACLRIAAEIADQALGELLESILVGRTERHLALELERRLVDHGADGPAFPTSVGTGPHSGRSRHRPSDRRVEEGDFLSVCLGANYRGYRCEIGRTFVIGTTPADWQIELYDLVFAAQRAGREALLPGAAYRDVDHAARSVLDSAGHGEALAAWTGHGVGLEIDEDPQLAPTAMGKLDACVPVTVEPGVHLPGRGGVRIDDTLVVRPEADGGPELLTITTKELLAL, via the coding sequence ATGTCAGACGTGTACGCGGCCCGCCGGGGCCTGCTTCGCGACCGCTGTGCGGCCGCCGGAAACGCCGCCGCACTCATCACGCGTCCGGCGAACGTCCGTTACCTCTCCGGGGCGTCGCCGCTGGGCGCGGTCCTGCTGGTCGGTCCGAGCGGCGAGGACATGCTGTTCTGCGCCGGGCAGCCCTCCGGGGAGGCCGACGAGGGACGGCTCGACGAGAACCTGAGGCTCTCCGTGCTGGCCGGTCCGGGAGCGGATCCCGCCGTCGCGGCGGCCGACGCGGCCTCCGCCGCCCGCGCCGATTCCCTCGCCGTCGAGGAACACCACCTCACCGTCGGCCGGCACCGGGCCATCGGCTCGGTGGCACCCCGGCTGCGCCTCGCCGATCTGGGCACCGCCGTGGAACAGCAGCGCCTCGTCAAGGACGAGGAGGAGATCGCCTGTCTGCGGATCGCCGCCGAGATCGCCGACCAGGCTCTCGGGGAACTGCTCGAATCGATCCTCGTGGGCCGCACCGAACGGCACCTCGCCCTGGAGCTGGAACGCCGGCTCGTGGACCACGGGGCGGACGGCCCCGCCTTCCCGACCTCCGTCGGCACCGGCCCGCACTCCGGCCGCTCCCGGCACCGGCCCTCGGACAGGCGGGTCGAGGAGGGTGATTTCCTCTCCGTCTGCCTCGGCGCGAACTACCGGGGCTACCGCTGCGAGATCGGCCGCACCTTCGTGATCGGCACGACCCCCGCCGACTGGCAGATCGAGCTGTACGACCTGGTCTTCGCCGCTCAGCGGGCGGGCCGGGAGGCCCTGCTGCCCGGGGCCGCGTACCGCGACGTGGATCACGCGGCCCGCTCCGTCCTCGACTCCGCAGGTCACGGCGAGGCCCTCGCGGCGTGGACCGGACACGGAGTCGGTCTCGAAATCGACGAGGACCCGCAGCTTGCACCTACGGCCATGGGTAAACTGGACGCTTGCGTGCCGGTCACCGTCGAACCGGGGGTTCACCTCCCCGGTCGGGGCGGTGTCCGGATCGATGACACGCTCGTCGTACGCCCCGAGGCGGACGGCGGTCCCGAGCTACTCACCATTACGACCAAGGAGCTGCTCGCGCTCTAG
- the mltG gene encoding endolytic transglycosylase MltG — translation MTEYGRGPGPEPWHPEDPQYGDQGWTGHEAQQGQVPYVGGPQQYQQEPQPQQAYYQQQQGQYPQAQQMPYQQQQQVPYPQHPQQYQQHPQHQQHPQHQDSYGGQGQVWDTGQGHYAGVPQAADPYAGADPYAQQQTSGYPGEAPDLYGTPEAFPPPRPPSQRHLDTAEDWPEEDSPADQAADTFLAGGDGGEDDGDGDGDDNGRGGRRSGRSGGGKPKKRSGMACLIAAVVIVGVLGGGGYYGYSYIKDKFGAAEDFAGDGIDVTVDVEIPKGAGLGQMGRILKEAGVVASAQAFVDAASSRPEGKSIQPGIYPLKKKMSAAAAVEVMTDPSKLHVLTISEGMRNSVVYDAIDKKLEKPAGTTKDIAFKQAKTLGLPAWANNDPKIMDPLEGFLFPMRYDLTKDSTPESLLKQMVKNATDKYTELGVEGKAKELGLDNPLQVITVASLVNAEGKNHDDFRKMSEVVYNRLKKTNDVTNRKIEFDSTYNYITGKSEINFNVKEAKAFVHPYNTHNVAGLPPGPIGNPGLDALNGTLNPDHGGWMFFVAVDENKTTFTKTYDEHLKLVAEFQERQKQKNGG, via the coding sequence ATGACTGAGTATGGCCGGGGCCCTGGCCCCGAACCGTGGCACCCCGAGGACCCGCAGTACGGGGACCAGGGGTGGACCGGGCACGAGGCCCAGCAGGGTCAGGTGCCCTACGTCGGCGGCCCGCAGCAGTACCAGCAGGAGCCTCAGCCCCAGCAGGCCTACTACCAGCAGCAGCAGGGTCAGTACCCCCAGGCCCAGCAGATGCCGTACCAGCAACAGCAGCAGGTGCCGTATCCCCAGCACCCGCAGCAGTACCAGCAGCACCCTCAGCATCAGCAGCACCCGCAGCACCAGGACTCGTACGGCGGTCAGGGCCAGGTCTGGGACACCGGGCAGGGCCACTACGCCGGGGTCCCGCAGGCCGCCGACCCGTATGCGGGCGCGGATCCGTACGCGCAGCAGCAGACGAGCGGCTACCCCGGCGAGGCCCCCGACCTCTACGGCACCCCCGAGGCCTTCCCGCCGCCGCGGCCCCCGAGCCAGCGGCACCTCGACACGGCGGAGGACTGGCCGGAGGAGGACTCCCCGGCCGACCAGGCCGCGGACACCTTCCTCGCCGGCGGAGACGGTGGCGAGGACGACGGTGACGGCGACGGCGACGACAACGGTCGCGGCGGCCGCCGGTCGGGCCGCTCCGGCGGCGGCAAGCCGAAGAAGCGCAGCGGCATGGCCTGCCTCATCGCGGCCGTGGTCATCGTCGGCGTGCTCGGCGGTGGCGGCTACTACGGCTACAGCTACATCAAGGACAAGTTCGGCGCGGCCGAGGACTTCGCGGGCGACGGCATCGACGTGACCGTCGACGTGGAGATCCCCAAGGGCGCGGGCCTGGGCCAGATGGGCCGCATCCTCAAGGAGGCGGGCGTCGTCGCGAGCGCCCAGGCGTTCGTGGACGCCGCGAGCAGCCGGCCCGAGGGCAAGTCGATCCAGCCCGGCATCTATCCGCTGAAGAAGAAGATGTCGGCGGCCGCCGCGGTCGAGGTGATGACCGACCCCTCGAAGCTGCACGTCCTCACGATCTCCGAGGGCATGCGCAACAGCGTGGTTTACGACGCGATCGACAAGAAGCTCGAGAAGCCGGCCGGTACCACCAAGGACATCGCCTTCAAGCAGGCCAAGACCCTCGGTCTGCCGGCCTGGGCGAACAACGATCCGAAGATCATGGACCCCCTCGAGGGCTTCCTGTTCCCGATGCGCTACGACCTGACCAAGGACAGCACTCCCGAGTCCCTGCTCAAGCAGATGGTCAAGAACGCGACCGACAAGTACACGGAGCTCGGGGTCGAGGGCAAGGCCAAGGAACTGGGCCTGGACAACCCGCTCCAGGTGATCACGGTCGCCAGCCTCGTCAACGCCGAGGGCAAGAACCACGACGACTTCCGGAAGATGTCGGAGGTGGTCTACAACCGCCTCAAGAAGACCAACGACGTGACGAACCGGAAGATCGAGTTCGACTCGACGTACAACTACATCACGGGCAAGAGCGAGATCAACTTCAACGTCAAGGAAGCCAAGGCGTTCGTCCACCCGTACAACACGCACAACGTGGCGGGACTGCCCCCGGGCCCGATCGGGAACCCCGGCCTGGACGCCCTGAACGGTACGCTCAACCCGGACCACGGCGGCTGGATGTTCTTCGTGGCGGTCGACGAAAACAAGACGACCTTCACCAAGACCTACGACGAGCACCTCAAGCTCGTGGCCGAGTTCCAGGAACGGCAGAAGCAGAAGAACGGCGGGTAG
- a CDS encoding shikimate kinase, with the protein MGSGKSTVGELIAQRLGVSYRDTDADIVAAQGREISDIFVDEGEPYFRELEREAVAAAVAGHEGVLALGGGAVLDDKTRELLTGLPVAYLSMDVEEAVKRVGLGAARPLLAVNPRRQWRELMDARRPLYTEVARVVVATDARTPEEVAQAVLDALELKNA; encoded by the coding sequence ATGGGGTCCGGCAAGTCCACCGTGGGCGAGCTGATCGCCCAGCGGCTCGGAGTCTCCTACCGGGACACCGACGCCGACATCGTGGCGGCCCAGGGCCGGGAGATCTCCGACATCTTCGTGGACGAGGGCGAACCGTACTTCCGTGAGCTGGAGCGGGAGGCGGTCGCCGCCGCCGTCGCCGGGCACGAGGGAGTCCTCGCCCTCGGCGGCGGCGCCGTCCTCGACGACAAGACGCGCGAACTGCTGACCGGGCTGCCCGTCGCCTACCTCTCGATGGACGTCGAGGAAGCGGTCAAGCGCGTGGGCCTCGGCGCCGCGCGCCCGCTGCTCGCCGTCAACCCGCGCCGTCAGTGGCGCGAGCTGATGGACGCCCGGCGTCCCCTGTACACCGAAGTCGCGCGCGTCGTGGTGGCCACCGACGCCCGTACCCCCGAAGAGGTCGCCCAGGCGGTCCTCGACGCTCTGGAGTTGAAGAACGCATGA
- the ruvX gene encoding Holliday junction resolvase RuvX has product MTLRRGRRLAIDVGDARIGVASCDPDGVLATPVETVPGRDIPFAHRRLRQLVAEYEPIEVVVGLPRSLSGREGPAAAKCRAFATELAKGIKPVTVRLVDERMTTVTAAQGLRASGKNAKKSRSVIDQAAAVVILQNALETERVSGNPPGECVEVVV; this is encoded by the coding sequence ATGACACTGCGCCGCGGCCGCCGTCTGGCCATCGATGTCGGTGACGCCCGGATCGGGGTCGCCTCGTGCGACCCCGATGGGGTGTTGGCCACACCGGTCGAGACCGTTCCGGGCCGGGACATCCCCTTCGCCCACCGGCGGCTGCGGCAGCTCGTCGCGGAGTACGAGCCCATCGAGGTGGTGGTCGGTCTGCCCCGCTCGCTCAGCGGGCGGGAGGGGCCGGCCGCGGCCAAGTGCCGCGCCTTCGCCACGGAACTCGCCAAGGGCATCAAGCCCGTGACGGTCCGTCTGGTGGACGAGCGGATGACCACGGTCACCGCCGCCCAGGGCCTGCGGGCCTCGGGGAAGAACGCGAAGAAGAGCCGGTCGGTCATCGATCAGGCGGCCGCCGTGGTGATCCTTCAGAACGCTCTGGAGACCGAACGGGTATCAGGTAATCCGCCCGGTGAGTGCGTCGAAGTGGTTGTCTGA